A stretch of DNA from Jatrophihabitans endophyticus:
GGAGCAGACGCTGCTGCACGTGCTCGGTGAGGTGTCACGTCCCGGGGACGTCGTCGCGGCCGAGTTCCGGACCGATCTCGACACCACGCTGCCGAAGGCCTTCGGCAACCACGTCCGGCGCTTCGTCCCGGCCGCGGCGTTCGACGGGCGGCTGACGGCGGCGGGTTTCGACACGATCGACGTGACCGACGGTGTCGGGCTGGCGCCGTTCGGCAAGGAGGACCCGCAGCTGCACCGGGTGCTCGCGCGCCGCCGCTGAGGCAGCCGCGTTAAGCGATCCTCAAGAACGCCGAAGAACGGCGCTCAGGTTACGGTAAGAAGATCACCGACGTGCCCACCGACGATCATCCCCTCGCCGCCGCCCTGCGCCGCAAGGCGCGCGCCGCGCGTCGCCGCGTGGCGCGGTACGGCGGCCGGGACGCGGCCCCCGCTGCCGGCCCGGCGGATCGGTCGCACTCCCCGGCCCAGGAAGACCTCGACCCCGGCGACGAGGCGACGCCGCCGCGGCCGAGCCGCTTCTCCGCACGCGACGGCGCGGCGGGCCTGCTCGTCCCCGAGCCCGTCTTCGTCTTCAGCTCGGTGCGGTCGGGATCGACCCTGCTGCGGCTGGTGCTCGACAGCCACTCGCAGATCTGCGCGCCGCACGAGATGCACCTGGCCGCCCTCGAGGTCCGTGCCACCCGGGGCAACGCGGCCAAGGCGCTGCGCATGATGGAGCTCGACGAGCAAACCCTCGGGAACCTGTTGTGGGACCGCGTGCTGCACCTGCGTCTCGCCGAGTCCGGCAAGTCGCGCATCGTCGACAAGACCCCCCACACCACGCTGCAGTGGCAGCGGGTGGCCGCGTTCTGGCCCCGGCTGCGACCGCTGTTCCTGCTGCG
This window harbors:
- a CDS encoding sulfotransferase family protein gives rise to the protein MPTDDHPLAAALRRKARAARRRVARYGGRDAAPAAGPADRSHSPAQEDLDPGDEATPPRPSRFSARDGAAGLLVPEPVFVFSSVRSGSTLLRLVLDSHSQICAPHEMHLAALEVRATRGNAAKALRMMELDEQTLGNLLWDRVLHLRLAESGKSRIVDKTPHTTLQWQRVAAFWPRLRPLFLLRHPLRIAESLIASRPDVPDADHYARVTAYAVALHEAQARLDGYTTRYEDFTTEPARVTREICDWLGVAWEPEMLAYGEKKHDGRHKRGLGDWSDNIRSGTIKPAPPNPAANDVPAELRDAAHLLGYL